The following DNA comes from Micromonospora chokoriensis.
CTGGTCGCTGAGTTTCCTGATCGGCCGCCGCTACGCCGAGCAGCTCCGACACAGCCGGATCGGCGGCTGGATCGGCGAGACGCGCTGGGTGGCGGCGGAAGGAATCCTGCGTCGCGGTGGCGGCCGGATGATGATCGTCGCGCCGTTCCTGCCCGTGTTCAACGCGCTGCTGCCGCTGGCCGCGGGCGGGCTGCGGATGTCGTACCGCCGATTCCTCGGTTGCGCCACGCTCGGCGCGGCCGCCTGGGCCGGCCTCTACCTCGCGCTGGGCACCGCGGCGCGGTCCATCGCCGGGCTGCTGCCCGGTGAGCCCAGCCCGCTCGTGATCACGATGGGGGTCGGGGTGGTGTTGGCTTCCGTCGTGTTGCTGGGGGCGCGGCGGCGGCTGTTCGCTGTTGCTTCTTGATCTTTGGGTGGTTGCGGTGGTGGGGCGGGGGCCCGCCGTGCCCGGCTCCGGGCGGTCAGGCTTGATCCCTGCGCCGGGCACGGCGGGCCCCCGCCCCCTCGTGGTCGACCTGCGTCTGTTCGTGCCGCCCCGCCGGTGGGTTTTGATCTTTGGTGGTTCTCGGTCGTCGTGGGGTTCTCTGGTTGTTACCAGCCTCTGGCTTTCCACTGGGGGAGGGCGGGGCGTTCGGCGCCCAGGGTGCTGTCCTTGCCGTGACCCGGGTAGAACCAGGTGTCGTCGGGGAGGCGGTCGAACAGCTTGTGCTCGACGTCGTCGATCAGCGCGGCGAAGCGCTCCGGGTCCTTGTCGGTGTTACCAACGCCACCCGGGAAGAGACTGTCACCGGTGAAGAGGTGCGGGGTGCCGGCGGGGTCGCGGTAGAGCAGCGCGATCGAGCCCGGGGTGTGCCCCTTGATGTGGATGACCTCCAGCGCGCAGTCGCCCACCGGCACGGTGTCGCCATCGGACAGACGCTCCGCCTCGATCGGCAGCCCGGAAGCGTCGTCGGCGTGCACCAGCGCCCGGGCGCCGGTCGTGGCGACCACCTCCTCCAACGCCACCCAGTGGTCCATGTGCTGGTGGGTCGTCACCACAGCGGTGAGCCCGCCGTCGCCGACCAGCTCCAGCAGCCGGGGCGCCTCGTTGGCGGCGTCGATCAGCACCTGGTCACCGGTGCTCGTGCAGCGCAGCAGGTAGGCGTTGTTGTCCATCGGACCCACCGACAGCTTGCTGATGGTGAGCCCGTCCAGCTCGCGTACCGCCGGCGCTCCGCCGGGGGTCGCGTCTCCGCTGTATGTCATGACGTTGTCAGATCCATTCCGGTGGAGTAGGCAGGGGACCGTCAGGGGTGACGGAGAGCGGGGCGCCGTCGGCGCGGCCGATCAGCCAGGCGGCGAGGTCGGGGGCGGGACCGGCGACGACCGGGGCGCCGTCCCGGTCACCGATGACCACCTCGTGCGCGCTGCCGTCGAGACGCAGCACCACCGACGGCGGTGTCGGCCCCATGGCGTGGTGGCTGGCCGCCTCGCGCAGCAGCCGGTGGGTGAACGTGTCCGACCAGTCCGCGGCCCGGTAGTCGGCGGCCAGGTCGAGGTGGTGCACCTCGATCTCGCGGAGGCGGCCCCAGACGAGCAGCGCGGCCGGCCAGGGGCCCCTGCGCGCCTGCACCGTCGCCGCCCACGCCTCGGCGGGCATCGCCGCGACCGCCTCGGCGAACAGGTCCGCGCTGCGTCGCAGGTCGTCCACGTGCGCGGCGGGCGGGCGGCCCGAACCGGTCTCGATGTCCGACGCGCGGACCTCCAGCGAGGCGTACATCGGCAGGTCCCGCCCGGTGCGGGCCGCGGTGAGCAGGTTCACGAAACCGTCCGCGTTGCGGGCCAGGTGCGCCAGCACGTGGCCGCGCGACCAGCCCGGCAGCAGCGACGCGGCGGCCAGGTCCGCGGTGTCGAAAGAAGCGGCGGTACGCAGAAGCCGGTCGGTGGCCGCGTCCACCTCGCCCATCAGCAACTTCGGATCCGTGGTCACCCGTCGACCCTAGTGGTCCGCCGTCGCGGCGTCGCCGGGGAAATCGCTTTCGGCGCGTCGGCCGGGGACCTACCGTCAGCGGCAGACGCGGCACCGGGACATCGGACGGAGGTGGTGATCATGCCGGACGTGGCACGCGTGTTCCGCCATCACCAGCTTCGACACCGATGAGGATGCCATGACCATCGATCTGACCGCCCTCGGCTGGGACGCCGAGCGGGCGGCGTACGCCGAGCGAGCCTCCTCCGCCGAGCGACGCCCCGAGCAGCACCCGGGTCGGGTGGCCCGGGTGGACCGGGGTGTCTGCACCGTACTCACCGCGACCGGCCCGGTCCGGGCCAGCCTGGGCGGGGCGGTGCTGACCGCCGCCGCCCGGGATCCGTCCGCGCTGCCCTGCGCCGGAGACTGGGTGCTGCTCACCCACTGGCCGGACCGTCGCGTCACCGTCGAAGGCGTGCTGCCGCGCCGGAGCGCGCTGGTCCGGCGTACCGCCGGCAAGGACGCCAGCGGGCAGGTCCTGGCCGCCAACCTCGACGCCGCTGCCGTGGTGGAGCCGGTGCACCCCGAGCCGGACGTGGGCCGGATCGAACGGCTGCTGTCCCTGGCCCACGAGTCCGGCGCGCGGCCGTTGGTCGTGCTGACCAAGGCCGACCTCGCGGCCGACCCGGCCGCGCTGGCCCGCCAACTCGCCGCTGTCGCGCCCGGCGTGCCGGTGCTGCCGGTCAGCGCCGAGCGGGGCGACGGGCTGGACCCGCTGCGCGCCGAAGTCACCGCGGGCCGCACGCTCGGCCTGCTCGGGCCCTCCGGCGCGGGCAAGTCCAGCCTGGTCAACGCGCTCGCGGGCACCGTGACGATGCCGACGCAGGCGATCCGCCGGGTCGACGGCAAGGGGCGGCACACCACCACCTGGCGGGCCCTCGTACCGATCCCCGGCGGGGGTGCGGTGATCGACACACCCGGTGTCCGGGCGGTCGGCCTGCTCGACGGCGTGGCCGGGCTCGACCGGGCGTTCGCCGACATCGCCGGGCTGGCCGAGGGCTGCCGGTACGCCGACTGCGGGCACGACGGCGAGCCCGCCTGCGCGGTCCGGGAGGCGCTGCACACCGGCGAACTCTCGACCCGGCGGTGGGAGAGCTGGCGGCGGCTGCAGGGGGAGGTGGCCCACGAGAGCCGACGGCGGGAGGCGCGGGTGGCGGCGGAGCGGCGCGGCGGCTGGCGGTCGGCCCGACGCCGTGCGGCCCGCCCGCCGACGCCCGGAGGCTACTGACCGGGCTTGATCCACTCGGCTTCGCCGATATCGCGGTATCCCAGTGCCGGCGATACCCCGACTTCAGGCGAAACGGAGTGGATCAACCCGGTGCGCGCCCGGTCGGCCTCGGCGCGCCGCGGCCGACCGGGCTGAGCTGGGGGAATGCGCGGGCGAGGGAAAGTGTCGTACCTCAGGGCTAGAGTTGCCGAGGCGTGTTTTCCGCGCCCGTACGACCGCTCAAATCACCCAGAGCGGGACACATTCTTCGCTTCGTCTTCTCCCGGGAGTACACGTACTGTGGCCGACCGACTGATCATCCGTGGCGCGCGCGAGCACAATCTGCGTGACGTCAGTCTCGACCTGCCCCGGGACGCACTCATCGTGTTCACCGGGCTGTCCGGGTCGGGCAAGTCGAGCCTGGCCTTCGACACGATCTTCGCCGAGGGCCAGCGCCGCTACGTCGAGTCGCTCTCGTCGTACGCCCGGCAGTTCCTCGGCCAGATGGACAAGCCGGACGTCGACTTCATCGAGGGCCTGAGCCCCGCCGTCTCCATCGACCAGAAGTCCACCTCGCGCAACCCCCGTTCGACAGTCGGCACGATCACCGAGGTCTACGACTACCTGCGTCTGCTCTTCGCCCGCATCGGCGAGCCGCACTGCCCGGTCTGTGGCGAGCGGATCTCCCGGCAGAGCCCTCAGCAGATCGTCGACCGGGTCCTCGCGATGGCCGAGGGCACCAAGTTCATGGTGCTCGCGCCGGTCATCCGGGGCCGCAAGGGTGAGTACGTCGACCTCTTCGCCGAGTTGCAGGCCAAGGGCTACGCCCGGGCCCGGGTCGACGGCGTGGTGCACCCGCTGACCGAGCCGCCGAAGCTCAAGAAGCAGGAGAAGCACACCATCGAGGTGGTGATCGACCGGCTCACCGTCAAGCCCAGCGCCAAGCAGCGGCTGACCGACTCGGTCGAGGCCGCCCTGGGTCTCTCCAGCGGCCTGGTGCTGCTCGACTTCGTCGACCTCCCCGAGGACGACCCGGACCGGGAGCGCCGCTACTCCGAGCACCTGGCCTGCCCCAACGACCACCCGCTCGCCATCGAGGATCTCGAACCCCGGGTCTTCTCCTTCAACGCGCCGTACGGCGCCTGCCCGGAGTGCACCGGTCTGGGCACCAAGAAGGAGGTCGACCCGGAGCTGCTGATCCCCGACCCGGAGCGCAGCCTCCGCGAGGGCGCCATCCAGCCCTGGTCCACCGGGCACAACCTGGAATACTTCCTGCGCCTGCTGGAGGCGCTCGGCGAGGCCCAGCACTTCGACATCGACACCCCGTGGCGGGCGTTGCCGGCGCGGGCGCAGAAGACGATCCTGCACGGGTCCGACGACCAGGTGCACGTGCGCTACCGCAACAAGTACGGCCGCGAGCGCTCCTACTACACCGGCTTCGAGGGCGTGGTGCAGTGGATCGAGCGCCGGCACTCCGACACCGAGTCCGAGTGGTCCCGCGACAAGTACGAGGGCTACATGCGCGACGTGCCGTGCGCGGCGTGCGGGGGCGCCCGGCTCAAGCCCGAGGTGCTCGCGGTCACCCTCGCGGGCAAGAGCATCGCCGAGGTCTGCAACCTCTCCGTGGGGGAGTGCGCCGACCTGCTCGCCGGCATCGAGCTGAGCGACCGGCAGAAGCTGATCGCGGAACGGGTCCTGAAGGAGATCAACGCCCGGCTGCGGTTCCTGCTCGACGTCGGTCTGGACTACCTCTCCCTGGACCGGCCGGCCGGCACCCTGTCCGGCGGCGAGGCGCAGCGCATCCGCCTCGCCACCCAGATCGGCTCCGGCCTGGTGGGTGTGCTCTACGTGCTGGACGAGCCGTCGATCGGGCTGCACCAGCGTGACAACCACCGGCTGATCGAGACCCTGCTCCGGCTCCGCGGGCTCGGCAACACGCTGATCGTGGTCGAGCACGACGAGGACACCATCCGCGTCGCCGACTGGATCGTCGACATCGGGCCCGGCGCGGGTGAGCACGGCGGCAAGATCGTGCACAGCGGCTCGGTGCCCGCGCTGCTGAAGAACAAGGAGTCGATCACCGGGGCGTACCTGTCCGGGAAACGGTCGATCCCGACACCCGCGACGCGTCGCCCGCAGACCAAGGACCGCGAGCTGGTGGTGCACGGCGCGCGGGAGCACAACCTGCGCAACCTGACCGTCGGGTTCCCGCTCGGGCAGCTGATCGCGGTCACCGGGGTCAGCGGTTCGGGTAAGTCGACGCTGGTCAACGACATCCTGTACGCGGTGCTCGCCAACCAGATCAACGGCGCCCGGCTGGTGCCCGGCCGGCACACCCGGGTCTCCGGCCTGGAGCACGTCGACAAGGTCGTCGGCGTGGACCAGTCGCCCATCGGCCGTACGCCGCGCTCCAACCCGGCCACCTACACCGGGGTCTGGGACCACGTCCGCAAGCTCTTCGCCGAGACCACCGAGGCGAAGGTCCGGGGGTACGGCCCGGGGAGGTTCTCGTTCAACGTCAAGGGCGGGCGCTGCGAGGCGTGCTCCGGCGACGGCACGATCAAGATCGAGATGAACTTCCTGCCGGACGTGTACGTCCCCTGCGAGGTCTGCAAGGGCGCCCGGTACAACAGGGAGACCCTCGAGGTGCACTACAAGGGCAAGACCGTCTCGGACGTGCTGGAGATGCCGATCGAGGAGGCCGCCGAGTTCTTCTCCGCCATCCCGGCCATCCACCGGCACCTCAAGACCCTGGTCGACGTCGGTCTCGGCTACGTCCGCCTCGGTCAGCCCGCGCCCACCCTCTCCGGCGGTGAGGCACAGCGGGTCAAGCTCGCGTCCGAGCTGCAGAAGCGCTCCACCGGACGGACGGTCTACGTGCTCGACGAGCCGACCACCGGTCTGCACTTCGAAGACATCCGCAAGTTGCTGATGGTGCTGGAAGGTCTGGTCGACAAGGGCAACACCGTGATCACCATCGAGCACAACCTCGACGTGATCAAGTCGGCCGACTGGCTGATCGACATGGGTCCGGAGGGCGGCCACCGGGGCGGCACCGTGCTCGCCACCGGCACGCCCGAGGAGGTCGCCGAGGTCGCCGAAAGCCACACCGGTGAGTTCCTGCGCCAGGTCCTCAAGCTCGACGGCGAGGCCAAGGGCGCAGCCGCCGCCACCAACCGCGCCGCCAAGGCCAACGGCGTGACCAAGGCGCGGGCCAGCCGGAAGGTGCCGGCCGGAGCGCGCTGACCGTACGGCGCACGGTCGTCGGGCGGGTCGGGTCGGTTCCACGCGTGTCAACACGGCACGGGTGGGCTTGTCCGACCCGCCCGTCCCATTTCCCGGGTCGGCAACATGCCCGGATGAACCATCCGGCACAGTTGCCCGTGTGGAGAAGTGTGGCCGGCTTCGGACCGGCGCAGCGGGCAAGAGAGAGGCGAGGCATGAGTGACGATCAGGCGCTGACCGGTTCGGGTACCCAGACACGCCGTACCCTGCTCACCGGCGTCGGGGCGGTCGGCGCGGCCGTCGTCCTGGCGGCCTGCGGCAGCGACGACGGCAGCGGCAGCGACGCTCCCACCAGCGGAGGCCCGGCCGTCCCCAGCACCGGTGACGCCGGCGGCGGCGACCGGCAGGGCGCCCAGTCGCTGGCCACCACCGCCGACATCCCGGTCGGCGGCGGCAAGGTCCTCGCCACCGAGGGCGTGGTCATCACCCAGCCCACGGCCGGCCAGTTCAAGGGCTTCAGCCCAATCTGCACCCACCAGAACTGCCCGGTGTCGAACGTCGACGGCGGCACCATCAACTGCACCTGCCACGGCAGCAAGTTCTCCATCGAGGACGGCTCGGTGAAGGCCGGTCCGGCCACCAAGCCGCTGCCGCCCAAGAACATCAAGGTCACCGGGGACCAGATCTCGCTGGCCTGACCGGCGCGGTGGGGCCGTCACCGGCCTGCCGCGTGCCGGTCGGTGCGTGCCGCGTGTTCGGCCGGTGCCGTGTGCTGGGCCGGTTCGTGTGCCGCGGTGCTCGGCCGGTGCGTTGTTCGGCCGGTGCGTGTGCCGCGGTGTTCGGCCGGTGCGTGCGCCGTGTGCTCGGCCGGTGCGTTGTTCGGCCGGTGCGTGTGCCGTGGTGCTCGGCCGGGTCGGCCGGGCCTGCCGCGTGATCGGCGGCGCTGGGCGGTGGCTGCCGCGTGATCGACTCGTGTTTCGGGACGTCGGGGTGTTCGTGACGGTTCGACACCCCGACGTTTCCGGACACGGAGTGGATCTAGAGCTTGCGCCGGGCTGTCGGTGCCGCGGACTAGGCTTGCTGACGTGGCTGACCCCTCGACCTACCGCCCCGCACCCGGCACCATCCCGGAGCTCCCAGGGGTCTACCGCTTCCGCGACGGCACCGGCCGGGTGATCTACGTCGGCAAGGCGAGAAACCTGCGCAGCCGGCTCAACTCCTACTTCGGCGACGTGTGGAACCTGCACGAGCGCACGCGCCAGATGGTCACCACCGCCGAATCGGTGGACTGGATCACCGTCGCCACCGAGGTCGAGGCGCTCCAGCAGGAGTTCACCTGGATCAAGCAGTACGACCCTCGGTTCAACGTCCGTTACCGCGACGACAAGTCGTACCCCTATCTGGCCGTCACCCTCAACGAGGAATACCCACGGCTGCAGGTGATGCGTGGCGCCAAGCGCAAAGGGGTGCGCTACTTCGGTCCATACTCGCACGCCTGGGCCATCCGGGAGACCCTCGACCTGCTGCTGCGGGTGTTCCCCGCCCGCACGTGCTCCGCGGGTGTCTTCAAGAGGGCCGGTCAGGTCGGCCGCCCCTGCCTGCTCGGCTACATCGGCAAGTGCTCGGCGCCGTGCGTCGGCACCGTCTCCGCCGACGAGCACCGCGCCATCGTCGACGGGTTCTGCGACTTCATGGCCGGACGCACCGACACCATGGTTCGCAAGATCGAACGCGAGATGACCGAGGCGAGCGAGCAGCTCGAGTTCGAACGGGCCGCCCGGCTACGCGACGACGTCGCCGCGCTGCGCCGCGCCATGGAGAAGCAGACAGTGGTGCTGGGCGACGGCACCGACGCCGACGTGGTCGCGTTCGCCGACGACCCCCTCGAAGCGGCAGTGCAGGTCTTCCACGTCCGCGACGGCCGGGTTCGCGGCCAGCGCGGCTGGGTGGTGGAGAAGACCGAGGACCTGACCACCGGCGACCTGGTCCACCACTTCTGCACCCAGGTGTACGGGGGCGAGCACGGTGAAGCCGACGTGCCCCGGGAACTGCTGGTGCCCGAGTTGCCCGCCGACGCCGACGCGTTGGCGGACTGGCTCTCCCACCACCGGGGCAGCCGGGTGTCGCTGCGCGTGCCGCAGCGCGGTGACAAGCGCGCGCTGATGGAGACCGTCGAGCGCAACGCCAAGGACGCGCTGGCCCGGCACAAACTCAAGCGCTCCGGAGACCTCACCACCAGGGGCAAGGCGCTGGACGAGATCAGCGAGGCGCTGGGCATGCGCACCTCGCCGCTGCGCATCGAGTGCTTCGACATCTCCCAGATCCAGGGCACCGACGTGGTGGCCAGCATGGTGGTCTTCGAGGACGGGCTGCCCCGCAAGAGCGAATACCGGCGGTTCATCGTCCGTGGCGCCACCGACGACCTCTCCGCGATGTCCGAGGTGCTGCGCCGCCGCTTCGCCCGCTACCTGGACGCGCGGGCCGAGACGGGTGAGGTGGGCGTCGAGTCCGCCGACGACCCGACCGCTCCGGAGGACGCCGTCGAGCCGCAGGTCGGTGTCCTGATCGACCCGACCACCGGCCGACCGCGAAAGTTCGCGTACCCGCCGCAGTTGGTGGTCGTCGACGGCGGCGCCCCGCAGGTCGCGGCCGCCGCGCAGGCCCTCGCCGACCTGGGCATCGACGACGTGGCGCTGTGCGGGCTCGCCAAGCGGCTGGAGGAGGTCTGGCTGCCCGACGACGAGTTCCCGGTCATTCTGCCGCGCACGTCGGAAGGTCTCTACCTGCTGCAACGGGTCCGCGACGAGGCCCACCGGTTCGCCATCACCTTCCACCGGCAACGCCGATCGAAGCGGATGACCGAGTCGGCGCTCGACCACGTGCCCGGCCTCGGCGAGGTGCGACGGAAGGCGCTGTTGCGGCACTTCGGCTCACTCAAGCGGCTCTCCGCCGCGACAGTCGAGGAGATCACCGAAGTGCCCGGCGTGGGCCGGCGTACCGCCGAGGCGATCCTGGCCGCCCTCGACAAGGACACGAAAACCGACGAGGCCGTGGAATCGAACCCGACGACCTGACACCGCCCTCTCGGCTGGTCGCGATCGGGGCAACATCGCGGGTTCGGCGTGGGGCAGCAGTCTTCCCGACGTTGCGCGATCACGAACGGGGTGATGCTGCGCCGGTCGCGGTGACAGGTCGTTTCTTGGACGATCGGGCGCGATCCAGGTTGTAGTGGGGCAGGCCGGCGGGGATGGGGTGGCCGGTGTAGTGGGGCAGGCCGGCGGGGATGGGGTGGCCGGTGTAGCGGGGCAGGCCGGCGGGGGTGGGGTGGCCGGGGATGGGGTGGCCTCGGGTGAGGCAGGGGTTGTCGATTCCGTTGGGGCTGATCGGGCAGACCGCCCACGTGGCGTAGGGGTTCACGCGCACCCAGGACGCCCCGGGGCGCGTGAACCGCACTTTGCCGCGCGTACGGGTTGATCCACTCGGTTTCCATGAAGTCGGGGTATCCCCGGCGCTCGGATACCGCGATATCGCCGATCCCGAGTGGATCACGGCGGGTGCGCCGCCGTCGACCGGTGAGGGCTGTCCGGTGTGCGAGGTTTGTCGGGTGGTGGGGGTCACCCGGGTGGCGGAATCGGGGGCCGGGCGGGGTCGTTATACCTGGCACGGCCGCGACGCCGGGTCGCGGTGAGCGGCAGCAGCCGGGAACACCGGCCCGGCAGCCCGGGTTACACCCCCCGCACCGCCGAGCAGCACGGGCCGTGGAGCCCGGCGGAATGATCCGCTGCCCCACCTGGTTGCACCGTCTCCCGATGCCGGCCCCGCCGGGTCGCCGGGCAGGTGAGCTTTCCCGCATGGCCGTCGCCCGTGTGTCGTGCGGTATCCCCCGCAGAGTGAAGCAGAGGAGCACGCCATCATGCGTACCGATCTGATTCGGAAGACCGCCCTGACCGCCGCCGGCCTCGCCTTCACCGGCGGCGCGATCGCCGGACCCGTCACCACCGCCTTCGCCGCCCCGAACACCAGCAAGCCCGCGACGCAGACCCAGACCGACCGCAAGAGCGGTGAGCGGGAGTTGGGTGTGCGCTACGAAGCCCAGCCGAACTTCTACTACTGCGGGCCCGCCGCGACCCGTAACGCGTTGAGTGTGCAGGGTAAGGACATCAACGTGGACGCCATGGCCAAGGAGATGGGCACCACCGAGGCCGGCACGAACTCGATCAACGACATCACCCCGGTGCTGAACAAGGAGACCGGCACGAACGCCTACCGGTCGGTGGAGATCTCCCACCCGGACGCCGACGCCAAGCAGACCGACACCCTGCGCGCCGACATCGTGCGCACCGTCGACGACGGCCGGGCCGTGGTCGCGAACATCGCCGGCACCACCACCGACACCGACGGGGTGAGCCACTCCTACGAGGGCGGGCACTACATCAGCGTCGTCGGCTACCACGACAACGGCAACACCGTCACCATCGCCGACTCCGCCGACCCCAACCAGGCCTCCTACCACGTCACCGTCGAGCACCTCGCCGACTGGATCGCCACCCGCGGCTACGCCACCAACTGACCCACACGCACACGCACACCGAAGGGCCGGACCCCACCACGGGGCCCGGCCCTTCACCATGTCTCAGTCGCTGGCGAGCACGGCCAGGATCTGCTCGCCGTACTTGGCGAGCTTGTTCTCGCCGACCCCGCTGACGCGGGACAGTTCGGCAAGCGTGCCCGGTGCGTCGTTGGCGATCTGGCGAAGAGTGGCGTCGTGGAAGATCACGTACGCCGGAACGCCCTGCTCCTTGGCGGTGGTCGCCCGCCAGCCGCGCAGGCGCTCGAAGACCGGCGCGGCGGTCGGGGTCAGCTCGGCGACGACGGTGGCCGAGCCGCGCGGCTTCGACGAGCGGCTCGACGTCGGCCGCTCCGGCTCGCGGCGCATCGTGACGGTACGGCGGCGGCCGAGCACGTCGGCGCTGGCGTCGGTCAGGGCGAGCGTGCCGTAGTCGCCCTCCACGGCGAGCAGCCCTTCGGCGAGCAGTTGCCGGACCACCCCCCGCCACTCCGCCTCGCTCAGCTCGGCGCCGATGCCGAAGACGGTCAGCGAGTCGTGGCCGTACTGGCTGATCTTGTCATTGTGTTTGCCGAGCAGGATGTCGATGCAGTGCCCCGCCCCGAAGCGTTGGTTGCGTTCCCGGTCGAGGCGGAAGACCGTGGAGAGCAGCTTCTGGGCGGCGACGGTGCCGTCCCAGGACTCCGGCGGGTTGAGGCAGGTGTCGCAGTTGCCGCAGGCGGGCGTGGAGGTCTCGCCGAAGTATTCGAGCAGTTGGACGCGCCGGCAGCGCACCGTCTCGCAGAGGGCGAGCATCGCGTCCAGGTGGGCGGCGAGGTTGCGACGGTGGGCGAGGTCGCCGTCGGACGTCTCGATCATCTTGCGTTGCTGCACCACGTCCTGCAGCCCGTACGCGAGCCAGGCGGTGGACGGCAGGCCGTCCCGCCCGGCGCGGCCGGTCTCCTGGTAGTAGCCCTCGACCGACTTGGGCAGGTCGAGGTGGGCGACGAAGCGTACGTCCGGCTTGTCGATGCCCATGCCGAAGGCGATCGTGGCGACCATCACCAGGCCGTCCTCCCGGAGGAAGCGTTGCTGGTTGGCGGCGCGCGTGGTGGCGTCCAGGCCCGCGTGGTAGGGCAGTGCGGCGATGCCGTTGGCGACCAGGAACTCCGCCGTCTTGTCGACGGAGGCCCGGGACAGGCAGTAGACGATCCCGGCGTCGCCCGGGTGCTCGTCGCGCAGCAGTGCCAGTAGTTGCTTGCGGGGCTCCCGCTTGGGCACGATCCGGTACTGGATGTTGGGCCGGTCGAAGCTGGCCACGAAGTGGCGGGCGTCGTCGAGCTTGAGCCGGCTGGCGATCTCGGTGCGGGTGGCGCTGGTAGCGGTGGCGGTCAGCGCGATCCGTGGCACCTGCGGCCAGCGTTCGTGCAGCATCGACAGCGCCAGGTAGTCGGGGCGGAAGTCGTGCCCCCACTGGGACACGCAGTGCGCCTCGTCGATCGCGAACAGGGAGATGCGCCCCCGGTCCAGCAGGGCGAGCGTGGAGCGGACGCCGAGCGCCTCCGGGGCGAGGTAGAGCAGGTCCAGGTCGCCGGCGACGAAGGCGGCCTCGACCCGGCGTCGGGCGTCCAGGCTCTGGGTCGAGTTGAGGAACCCGGCGCGGACGCCGACGGCGGTGAGCGCGTCGACCTGGTCCTGCATGAGGGCGATCAGCGGCGACACGACGACCGCGACACCCTCCCGGACCAGGGCCGGGATCTGGTAGCACAGTGACTTGCCGCCACCGGTCGGCATCAACACCAGCGCGTCGCCGCCGTCGACGACGTGGTCGATCACGTCCTGCTGGAAGCCGCGGAAGGCGTCGTAGCCGAACACCCGGCGCAGCACCGGCAACGCGCCCTCGGTCCGCAGGTCGGTGGGGGAGGCCATCCGGGGAGTCTACGAGCCGACCCCGACAGCGCCCCCCCGGCGCACCCGGGCGGCGACTGTCACCCGCCGGGCTGTCTGGTCTGACCTGCGAAGATCGCGAAGAGCGTGTTCGTGACTACTGATCGTCAGCAAGAGTGAGGGGTGGTGGGCCGTGGCGGGTGCGCGGACTCGACCCGGTAGCGGGATAGAGTCGCTGATTGACCAATCGCGGCCACT
Coding sequences within:
- a CDS encoding DedA family protein, yielding MTQSLAQIGELPVLLLMGTLGLVMLFDAVPLLGVLVPGDVAILAAVGMGRPTTGLATFAAVLVGCLAGWSLSFLIGRRYAEQLRHSRIGGWIGETRWVAAEGILRRGGGRMMIVAPFLPVFNALLPLAAGGLRMSYRRFLGCATLGAAAWAGLYLALGTAARSIAGLLPGEPSPLVITMGVGVVLASVVLLGARRRLFAVAS
- a CDS encoding MBL fold metallo-hydrolase; protein product: MTYSGDATPGGAPAVRELDGLTISKLSVGPMDNNAYLLRCTSTGDQVLIDAANEAPRLLELVGDGGLTAVVTTHQHMDHWVALEEVVATTGARALVHADDASGLPIEAERLSDGDTVPVGDCALEVIHIKGHTPGSIALLYRDPAGTPHLFTGDSLFPGGVGNTDKDPERFAALIDDVEHKLFDRLPDDTWFYPGHGKDSTLGAERPALPQWKARGW
- a CDS encoding maleylpyruvate isomerase family mycothiol-dependent enzyme, whose product is MTTDPKLLMGEVDAATDRLLRTAASFDTADLAAASLLPGWSRGHVLAHLARNADGFVNLLTAARTGRDLPMYASLEVRASDIETGSGRPPAAHVDDLRRSADLFAEAVAAMPAEAWAATVQARRGPWPAALLVWGRLREIEVHHLDLAADYRAADWSDTFTHRLLREAASHHAMGPTPPSVVLRLDGSAHEVVIGDRDGAPVVAGPAPDLAAWLIGRADGAPLSVTPDGPLPTPPEWI
- the rsgA gene encoding ribosome small subunit-dependent GTPase A, giving the protein MTIDLTALGWDAERAAYAERASSAERRPEQHPGRVARVDRGVCTVLTATGPVRASLGGAVLTAAARDPSALPCAGDWVLLTHWPDRRVTVEGVLPRRSALVRRTAGKDASGQVLAANLDAAAVVEPVHPEPDVGRIERLLSLAHESGARPLVVLTKADLAADPAALARQLAAVAPGVPVLPVSAERGDGLDPLRAEVTAGRTLGLLGPSGAGKSSLVNALAGTVTMPTQAIRRVDGKGRHTTTWRALVPIPGGGAVIDTPGVRAVGLLDGVAGLDRAFADIAGLAEGCRYADCGHDGEPACAVREALHTGELSTRRWESWRRLQGEVAHESRRREARVAAERRGGWRSARRRAARPPTPGGY
- the uvrA gene encoding excinuclease ABC subunit UvrA, producing the protein MADRLIIRGAREHNLRDVSLDLPRDALIVFTGLSGSGKSSLAFDTIFAEGQRRYVESLSSYARQFLGQMDKPDVDFIEGLSPAVSIDQKSTSRNPRSTVGTITEVYDYLRLLFARIGEPHCPVCGERISRQSPQQIVDRVLAMAEGTKFMVLAPVIRGRKGEYVDLFAELQAKGYARARVDGVVHPLTEPPKLKKQEKHTIEVVIDRLTVKPSAKQRLTDSVEAALGLSSGLVLLDFVDLPEDDPDRERRYSEHLACPNDHPLAIEDLEPRVFSFNAPYGACPECTGLGTKKEVDPELLIPDPERSLREGAIQPWSTGHNLEYFLRLLEALGEAQHFDIDTPWRALPARAQKTILHGSDDQVHVRYRNKYGRERSYYTGFEGVVQWIERRHSDTESEWSRDKYEGYMRDVPCAACGGARLKPEVLAVTLAGKSIAEVCNLSVGECADLLAGIELSDRQKLIAERVLKEINARLRFLLDVGLDYLSLDRPAGTLSGGEAQRIRLATQIGSGLVGVLYVLDEPSIGLHQRDNHRLIETLLRLRGLGNTLIVVEHDEDTIRVADWIVDIGPGAGEHGGKIVHSGSVPALLKNKESITGAYLSGKRSIPTPATRRPQTKDRELVVHGAREHNLRNLTVGFPLGQLIAVTGVSGSGKSTLVNDILYAVLANQINGARLVPGRHTRVSGLEHVDKVVGVDQSPIGRTPRSNPATYTGVWDHVRKLFAETTEAKVRGYGPGRFSFNVKGGRCEACSGDGTIKIEMNFLPDVYVPCEVCKGARYNRETLEVHYKGKTVSDVLEMPIEEAAEFFSAIPAIHRHLKTLVDVGLGYVRLGQPAPTLSGGEAQRVKLASELQKRSTGRTVYVLDEPTTGLHFEDIRKLLMVLEGLVDKGNTVITIEHNLDVIKSADWLIDMGPEGGHRGGTVLATGTPEEVAEVAESHTGEFLRQVLKLDGEAKGAAAATNRAAKANGVTKARASRKVPAGAR
- a CDS encoding Rieske (2Fe-2S) protein, producing MSDDQALTGSGTQTRRTLLTGVGAVGAAVVLAACGSDDGSGSDAPTSGGPAVPSTGDAGGGDRQGAQSLATTADIPVGGGKVLATEGVVITQPTAGQFKGFSPICTHQNCPVSNVDGGTINCTCHGSKFSIEDGSVKAGPATKPLPPKNIKVTGDQISLA